The Streptomyces sp. RKAG293 genome includes a region encoding these proteins:
- a CDS encoding M28 family peptidase, translating to MKRRAVTAGTTLAVLAGMMVATSGPPAAAAPAPTVSPGPLALAVSAADRAAASGLDTLVNGPGESYERRQVTPWVNGLYSVAYERTYRGLPVVGGDAVVLADGQGRVQASQSADSTRINVPTTATVTAGTAEATARRQLTAVDKVDSHRLVVRVKDGHDALAWETVLTGRTAKAPSHLHVFVNATTGAVLDHYDDVKAGNGNSQWNGPSPLTIATTNSGGSYSLRDPGRPGLTCADYTTGSVFTKSSDTWGTGSATSKETGCVDVMWAAQHEWDMLRDWLGRNGHNGNGGSWPVKVGLNDVNAYWDGSSVSIGHNTANQWIGAMDVVGHEFGHGIDQFTPGGTSTEAGLGEATGDIMGALTEAYTNEPSPYDSPDYTVGETINLTGSGPIRIMYNPSQIGDPNCYSSSIPSTEEHAAAGPLNHWFYLLAEGSNPGGGKPTSPTCNNSTVTGVGIQQAGKVFYGGMLLKTSGMTYKRYRTTTLTAAKNLDPSCVLFTRTKAAWDAITIPAQSGEPTCTPSGNSDYSMSLSPTAGSVQQGASANATVNTTITSGSAQTVNLTASGAPSGVTVGFTPASVQSGASSTMKVTVGSAVAVGSYVITVTGSGTQSHTAQYTLTVTPGGTNPGGTAPDISVANVQAHLAQLYTIAQQNGGTRQAGTSGYTASLAYVKGKLQAAGYSVTEQSCTGCTNRGNNLIADWPGGPTDQVVMFGAHLDSVSAGPGINDNGSGSSSLLENALVLAQQNPTMAKHVRFAWWNGEEQGMQGSQFYVSQLGSTQRSAIKAYYNFDMVGSTNAGYFINNITSSAAAPMKEYWDSLNLRPEENIEGQGRSDDYSFQQAGIPTSAYATGADAIKTAAQATKWGGTANRSYDSCYHQSCDTTANINATALDRSADGVAYTLWKTAVGTTAPANDFSVAVNPVSGSVQPGGTTTATVSTATTSGSAQTVNLTASGAPTGVNVSFAPASVQSGSSATMTVAVGASVTAGTYTVTVTGTGTATHSTTYSLTVTGGGGGCTGTTWDPNAIYVGGNQVSWKGHNWRAKWWTTGEEPGTTGQWGVWQDLGAC from the coding sequence ATGAAACGCAGAGCAGTGACGGCCGGGACAACCCTGGCCGTCCTCGCCGGGATGATGGTCGCCACCAGCGGCCCGCCGGCCGCCGCGGCCCCCGCCCCGACCGTCTCCCCAGGGCCGCTGGCGCTGGCGGTGTCGGCGGCCGACCGGGCCGCCGCCAGCGGCCTCGACACGCTGGTGAACGGGCCGGGCGAGAGCTACGAACGGCGTCAGGTGACGCCCTGGGTCAACGGCCTCTACTCGGTCGCCTACGAGCGCACCTACCGTGGCCTGCCGGTGGTCGGCGGGGACGCGGTGGTCCTGGCCGACGGCCAGGGCCGGGTGCAGGCGTCACAGTCCGCCGACTCGACGCGCATCAACGTGCCGACCACGGCGACCGTCACGGCCGGCACCGCCGAGGCCACCGCCCGCCGCCAGCTCACCGCGGTGGACAAGGTCGACTCGCACCGCCTCGTCGTGCGGGTCAAGGACGGCCACGACGCGCTGGCCTGGGAGACGGTCCTCACCGGCCGCACCGCCAAGGCCCCGAGCCATCTGCACGTCTTCGTGAACGCGACCACCGGGGCGGTGCTCGACCACTACGACGACGTCAAGGCCGGCAACGGCAACAGCCAGTGGAACGGCCCGAGCCCGCTGACCATCGCCACCACCAACTCGGGCGGCAGCTACTCGCTGCGCGACCCGGGGCGCCCCGGCCTGACCTGCGCCGACTACACGACCGGCAGCGTCTTCACCAAGTCCAGCGACACGTGGGGCACCGGCAGCGCCACCTCCAAGGAGACCGGCTGCGTCGACGTGATGTGGGCGGCGCAGCACGAGTGGGACATGCTGCGCGACTGGCTGGGCCGCAACGGGCACAACGGCAACGGCGGCAGCTGGCCGGTGAAGGTCGGCCTCAACGACGTCAACGCCTACTGGGACGGCTCCTCGGTCTCCATCGGCCACAACACGGCCAACCAGTGGATCGGCGCGATGGACGTCGTGGGCCATGAGTTCGGCCACGGCATCGACCAGTTCACCCCCGGCGGGACCAGCACCGAGGCGGGACTGGGCGAGGCGACCGGCGACATCATGGGCGCCCTCACCGAGGCGTACACCAACGAGCCCTCCCCGTACGACAGCCCGGACTACACGGTCGGCGAGACCATCAACCTCACCGGCAGCGGCCCGATCCGCATCATGTACAACCCGTCCCAGATCGGCGACCCCAACTGTTACAGCTCCTCGATACCCAGCACCGAGGAGCACGCGGCGGCCGGGCCGCTGAACCACTGGTTCTATCTGCTGGCCGAGGGCTCCAACCCCGGCGGCGGCAAGCCGACCAGCCCGACCTGCAACAACTCCACGGTCACCGGTGTCGGCATCCAGCAGGCCGGCAAGGTCTTCTACGGCGGGATGCTGCTCAAGACCAGCGGTATGACCTACAAGCGGTACCGCACCACCACACTGACCGCGGCCAAGAACCTCGACCCCAGCTGTGTCCTGTTCACCAGGACCAAGGCCGCCTGGGACGCCATCACCATCCCCGCGCAGAGCGGCGAACCCACCTGTACCCCCAGCGGCAACAGTGACTACTCGATGTCGCTGAGCCCGACCGCCGGATCCGTACAGCAGGGTGCCTCGGCCAACGCCACGGTCAACACCACCATCACCTCGGGCAGCGCGCAGACCGTGAACCTGACGGCGTCCGGCGCCCCGAGCGGTGTGACGGTCGGGTTCACCCCGGCGTCGGTGCAGTCCGGCGCCTCCTCGACCATGAAGGTCACCGTCGGGTCGGCGGTCGCCGTTGGCTCGTACGTCATCACCGTGACCGGCAGCGGAACCCAGAGCCACACCGCGCAGTACACCCTCACCGTCACTCCGGGCGGGACCAATCCCGGCGGCACCGCGCCGGACATCAGCGTGGCGAACGTCCAGGCGCACCTGGCGCAGCTGTACACGATCGCCCAGCAGAACGGCGGCACCCGGCAGGCCGGCACCAGCGGCTACACGGCGTCGCTGGCCTACGTCAAGGGCAAGCTGCAGGCGGCGGGTTACAGCGTCACCGAGCAGTCCTGCACCGGCTGCACCAACCGCGGCAACAACCTGATCGCGGACTGGCCGGGCGGGCCCACCGACCAGGTCGTCATGTTCGGCGCGCACCTGGACAGCGTGTCGGCCGGCCCCGGCATCAACGACAACGGTTCCGGCTCGTCCTCGCTGCTGGAGAACGCCCTCGTCCTGGCCCAGCAGAACCCCACCATGGCCAAGCACGTCCGCTTCGCCTGGTGGAACGGCGAGGAACAGGGCATGCAGGGCTCGCAGTTCTATGTGAGTCAGCTCGGCTCCACGCAGCGCAGCGCCATCAAGGCGTACTACAACTTCGACATGGTCGGCTCGACCAACGCCGGCTACTTCATCAACAACATCACCTCGTCCGCGGCGGCCCCGATGAAGGAGTACTGGGACTCGCTGAACCTCCGTCCTGAGGAGAACATCGAGGGCCAGGGACGCTCCGACGACTACTCCTTCCAGCAGGCGGGGATTCCCACCTCCGCCTACGCCACCGGCGCCGACGCCATCAAGACCGCGGCCCAGGCCACCAAGTGGGGCGGCACGGCCAACCGGTCGTACGACTCCTGCTACCACCAGTCCTGTGACACCACCGCGAACATCAACGCGACGGCGCTCGACCGCAGTGCCGACGGTGTCGCCTACACGCTGTGGAAGACCGCGGTCGGCACCACGGCCCCGGCCAACGACTTCTCGGTCGCGGTGAACCCCGTCTCCGGCAGCGTCCAGCCGGGCGGCACCACCACCGCGACGGTCTCCACCGCCACCACCAGCGGCAGCGCCCAGACCGTCAACCTGACGGCGTCCGGCGCTCCGACCGGTGTGAACGTCTCGTTCGCCCCGGCGTCCGTACAGTCCGGGTCCTCCGCGACCATGACCGTGGCCGTCGGAGCGTCGGTGACCGCGGGCACCTACACCGTGACCGTCACCGGCACGGGGACCGCCACCCACAGCACCACCTACTCGCTGACGGTCACCGGTGGAGGCGGCGGCTGCACGGGTACGACCTGGGACCCGAACGCCATCTACGTCGGTGGCAACCAGGTCAGCTGGAAGGGCCACAACTGGCGGGCCAAGTGGTGGACCACCGGAGAGGAGCCCGGTACCACCGGCCAGTGGGGCGTCTGGCAGGACCTCGGCGCCTGCTGA